From Campylobacteraceae bacterium, the proteins below share one genomic window:
- a CDS encoding molybdopterin molybdotransferase MoeA, producing the protein MRDFITYKKSLEILNTLTLKNNLIEKLFISDARGRVLAQDIIADHNSPEFPTSAMDGYAIKYSDQDKQSIIIIDKTPAGSISKSSVEEGLCIKTFTGSLMPQGADTLIPIENVEVLNNTIIINKKVPKGFANRDIGENYKKNEILIKKGSIISFAEIGVMASLNIPLVCVFSKPIVAIASTGSEILDLGEKQTNDSQIRSSNHLTIEALCQTAGASTLQLGIVKDDISSITNLMLEGLKKADIIVTTGGVSVGDYDFVQDVIKDKLNAKVLFHGVIIKPGMHILIAVKDEKLIIALPGFAYSSTVCAILYVLPMIYKLLGSNKKLPLVKARIKEDYKMKMKKTIFTACNVYYENNEYSIDFEGKKAGTSAILTNMLQNPALLIQDEDSNDIKKDDLVDILLLNELK; encoded by the coding sequence ATGAGAGATTTTATAACGTACAAAAAATCTTTAGAGATTTTAAATACACTTACATTAAAAAACAATTTAATTGAAAAACTATTTATTTCAGATGCCAGAGGCCGCGTTTTAGCTCAAGATATAATTGCAGATCATAACAGTCCAGAATTTCCAACATCTGCAATGGATGGTTATGCGATTAAATACAGTGACCAAGATAAACAAAGTATTATAATTATTGATAAAACACCTGCTGGAAGCATTAGTAAATCAAGCGTTGAAGAAGGTCTTTGTATTAAAACTTTTACGGGCTCACTTATGCCACAAGGAGCAGATACCTTAATTCCAATTGAAAATGTAGAAGTTCTAAACAATACTATTATTATTAATAAAAAAGTACCCAAAGGTTTTGCAAACAGAGACATTGGAGAAAACTATAAAAAGAATGAAATTTTAATTAAAAAAGGAAGCATTATTTCTTTTGCTGAAATTGGCGTTATGGCTTCTTTAAATATTCCTTTGGTTTGCGTTTTTTCTAAGCCCATTGTTGCGATTGCAAGTACGGGAAGTGAAATTTTGGACCTGGGGGAAAAACAAACAAATGATTCGCAAATTAGAAGCTCTAATCATTTAACAATAGAAGCTTTATGTCAGACAGCAGGGGCTTCTACATTACAATTAGGAATTGTAAAAGACGATATTTCTTCAATTACTAATTTAATGCTTGAGGGATTAAAAAAAGCAGATATCATAGTAACAACAGGAGGAGTTTCTGTTGGAGATTATGATTTTGTACAAGATGTTATTAAAGATAAATTAAATGCAAAAGTTTTATTTCATGGAGTGATTATTAAACCAGGTATGCATATATTAATTGCTGTAAAAGATGAAAAGTTAATCATTGCTTTGCCTGGCTTTGCTTATTCTTCAACTGTTTGTGCTATTTTATATGTTTTACCTATGATTTATAAATTATTGGGATCAAATAAAAAACTTCCTCTTGTAAAAGCACGAATTAAAGAAGATTATAAAATGAAAATGAAAAAAACCATTTTTACGGCGTGTAATGTATATTATGAAAACAATGAATACAGTATTGATTTTGAAGGGAAAAAAGCAGGAACGTCAGCAATTTTAACCAATATGCTACAAAATCCTGCTTTATTAATACAAGATGAAGATTCGAATGATATTAAAAAAGATGATTTAGTAGATATACTTTTATTAAATGAGCTGAAATAA
- a CDS encoding universal stress protein, which produces MNYNKLFFPIGGGDELESRINGALLIAKKLNAHVEIFQSIAKPSEIMQFDENLPETLLKELNAVAHNRLEESLHIHQNLVKTLAEEIGVSISEKALDNEASASFIARNGYRSKLIEEESKFCDLVIAASPPNGNITATFETTITKSGKPVLMFPRVMKSFKNEKILIGWNNSAEASRALTQSIPLLKNAKEVHIVTSIEYIKNSNQMEKLQDYLLCHGIKSTSNIIETTRIPGQALLNHANEGNFDIIVAGAFGRKGLKELMFGGATKYILEHTTIPIFMAH; this is translated from the coding sequence ATGAACTACAACAAACTATTTTTCCCAATTGGTGGTGGAGACGAATTAGAATCACGAATCAATGGTGCTTTATTAATTGCTAAAAAATTAAATGCTCATGTAGAAATATTTCAATCCATTGCAAAACCCAGTGAAATTATGCAATTTGATGAAAATCTTCCGGAGACACTTTTAAAAGAACTTAATGCCGTTGCACATAATAGATTAGAAGAAAGTTTGCATATTCATCAAAATTTGGTTAAAACCCTTGCTGAAGAGATAGGAGTAAGTATCTCAGAAAAAGCTTTAGACAATGAAGCAAGTGCTTCTTTCATAGCTAGAAATGGATACAGAAGTAAATTAATAGAAGAAGAATCAAAGTTTTGTGATTTAGTAATTGCTGCTTCTCCTCCTAATGGAAATATTACTGCAACATTTGAAACAACTATTACAAAAAGTGGTAAACCTGTATTAATGTTTCCAAGAGTAATGAAAAGTTTTAAAAATGAAAAAATATTAATTGGATGGAATAATTCAGCAGAAGCATCAAGAGCTTTAACTCAAAGTATTCCTTTACTTAAAAATGCAAAAGAAGTGCATATTGTTACTTCTATTGAATATATTAAAAACTCTAATCAAATGGAAAAACTTCAAGATTATTTATTATGCCATGGTATTAAAAGTACTTCAAATATTATTGAAACAACAAGAATACCTGGACAAGCCTTACTAAACCATGCAAATGAAGGAAACTTCGACATAATAGTTGCTGGTGCTTTTGGAAGAAAAGGTTTAAAAGAACTAATGTTTGGAGGAGCAACTAAATATATTTTAGAGCATACCACTATTCCTATTTTTATGGCACATTAA
- a CDS encoding aldehyde dehydrogenase (NADP(+)) translates to MSIHGKNFIGNDLSAQGDKSNKIYDINSNIALEGDFSHATSNEVSKALDLASSAFVVYKQKSQIQRAVFLETIAEEIMNLGDELILRVMSESNLPRPRLEGERGRTIGQLKMFANLLREGSWVEATIDTALPNRAPLPRNDLRKMLRPLGVVSVFEASNFPLAFSCAGGDTASALAAGCPVIVKAHSSHSGTSELVAGAIIKAVIKCDMPSGTFSMLHGSGRVVGQQIVMHDAVCAVGFTGSTYAGMELYKLANTRKHPIPVFAEMGSINPCLFLPSALNDTKKLAASYAFSITLGAGQFCTNPGLIIALKDEKLEEFKKDLAQEIEKVKPATMLSSSIAKAYKENKDKAIAQHGTTVIAQALEDGMISEGKAIVASVAGSEFIKNPTLQEEVFGPYSLLVECENKEELMNVITSLEGQLTATVMGEDHEMDEFSSFIYALENKAGRILFNSVPTGVEVCHSMQHGGPFPAATDARFTSVGTGAIKRFVRPVCFQDCPVSLLPLELRDENELKILRMVDDSYSNESL, encoded by the coding sequence TTGAGTATACATGGCAAAAACTTTATTGGAAATGATTTATCAGCACAAGGCGATAAAAGTAATAAAATATATGATATTAACAGCAATATTGCATTAGAAGGTGATTTTAGTCATGCAACTTCTAATGAAGTTTCTAAAGCTTTAGATTTAGCATCTAGTGCTTTTGTTGTGTATAAACAAAAATCACAAATACAAAGAGCCGTTTTTTTAGAAACAATTGCGGAAGAAATAATGAATTTGGGTGATGAGTTAATACTTAGAGTAATGAGTGAATCTAATCTTCCAAGACCAAGACTTGAAGGTGAGAGAGGCCGTACAATAGGACAACTTAAAATGTTCGCAAATTTATTAAGAGAGGGTTCTTGGGTTGAAGCTACAATAGATACAGCCTTGCCAAATAGAGCTCCCCTTCCTAGAAATGATTTAAGAAAAATGCTTAGACCTTTGGGTGTAGTATCTGTTTTTGAAGCTAGTAATTTTCCTTTGGCTTTTTCTTGTGCAGGAGGAGATACAGCATCTGCATTAGCAGCAGGATGTCCAGTAATTGTAAAAGCACATAGCTCACATTCAGGAACTTCTGAATTAGTAGCAGGTGCTATTATTAAAGCAGTAATAAAATGTGATATGCCTTCTGGTACTTTTTCTATGTTACATGGTAGCGGACGTGTGGTAGGACAGCAAATTGTAATGCATGATGCTGTTTGTGCTGTAGGGTTTACGGGATCTACTTATGCAGGAATGGAACTGTATAAATTGGCAAATACACGAAAACACCCCATTCCAGTTTTCGCAGAAATGGGAAGTATTAATCCGTGTTTATTTTTACCATCAGCTTTAAATGATACAAAAAAATTAGCAGCTTCTTATGCTTTTTCTATTACTTTGGGTGCAGGACAGTTTTGTACGAACCCTGGACTTATTATTGCACTAAAAGATGAAAAACTAGAAGAATTTAAGAAAGATTTAGCGCAAGAAATAGAAAAAGTAAAACCTGCAACTATGCTTTCAAGCTCAATTGCTAAAGCCTATAAAGAAAATAAAGACAAAGCAATAGCTCAACATGGAACAACAGTAATTGCACAGGCTTTAGAAGATGGAATGATTAGTGAAGGAAAAGCTATTGTTGCAAGTGTAGCAGGAAGCGAGTTTATTAAAAATCCTACTTTACAAGAAGAAGTATTCGGACCTTATTCACTCTTAGTTGAATGTGAAAATAAAGAAGAGTTAATGAACGTTATTACGTCTTTAGAAGGGCAATTAACTGCTACTGTTATGGGTGAAGATCATGAAATGGATGAGTTTTCGTCTTTTATTTATGCGCTTGAAAACAAAGCGGGAAGAATATTATTTAATTCTGTTCCCACAGGTGTTGAAGTATGTCATTCTATGCAACATGGAGGTCCTTTCCCAGCTGCAACAGATGCAAGATTTACCTCTGTAGGTACTGGAGCAATTAAACGATTTGTTAGACCTGTTTGTTTTCAAGATTGCCCAGTTTCACTTTTACCTCTAGAATTAAGAGATGAAAATGAATTAAAAATTTTAAGAATGGTAGATGATTCTTATTCAAATGAAAGTCTATGA
- a CDS encoding ornithine cyclodeaminase family protein encodes MRFYTKEEIDGVLNYPSLIEALKGAFIGDSIVPPRHHHDFKNPKEGIDSTLLLMPAWKESESLGVKVVTVSPNNAKYDMPSIQGIYLLFNAQNGKLDALLDGKALTAKRTAASSALGSSFLSRKDSSSLLMIGTGALSIELIRAHASVRPIKDVFVWGRDINKAKKIANELKNEFNIIAVETILEVISKVDIISCATLSKTALVLGENLVEGQHIDLVGAYKPDMREANDALIKKVDIFIDTPMALKETGDLKIPLEQGTINKNDIQADLFDLSRKKHLGRNNNKQITLFKSVGHALEDLAAAILVKEKLIDKN; translated from the coding sequence ATGAGATTTTATACTAAAGAAGAAATAGATGGTGTTTTAAACTATCCTTCTTTAATAGAAGCACTAAAGGGTGCTTTTATTGGAGATAGTATTGTGCCTCCAAGACATCATCATGATTTCAAAAACCCAAAAGAAGGTATTGACTCTACACTTTTATTAATGCCTGCGTGGAAAGAAAGTGAAAGTCTAGGCGTAAAGGTTGTAACCGTTAGTCCAAATAATGCAAAATACGATATGCCTTCAATTCAAGGAATTTATCTTTTATTTAATGCCCAAAATGGGAAATTAGATGCTCTTTTAGATGGTAAAGCGCTTACAGCTAAACGAACTGCTGCTTCTTCTGCTTTAGGATCTTCTTTTTTATCAAGAAAAGATTCTTCTTCTTTATTAATGATAGGTACTGGTGCTTTAAGCATTGAACTTATACGTGCACATGCAAGTGTAAGACCTATAAAAGATGTTTTTGTTTGGGGAAGAGATATTAACAAAGCAAAAAAAATAGCAAATGAATTAAAAAATGAATTTAACATTATAGCCGTTGAAACAATTTTGGAAGTTATTTCAAAAGTAGATATTATTTCTTGTGCGACCTTAAGTAAAACAGCTCTTGTTTTAGGTGAAAACCTAGTGGAAGGGCAACATATAGATTTAGTTGGGGCTTATAAACCAGATATGAGAGAAGCCAACGATGCTTTGATCAAAAAAGTTGATATTTTTATTGATACACCTATGGCTTTAAAAGAAACAGGTGATCTTAAAATTCCTTTAGAACAAGGTACTATTAATAAAAATGACATACAAGCTGATTTATTTGACTTAAGCAGAAAAAAACACTTAGGTAGAAACAATAATAAACAAATTACTTTATTTAAATCTGTTGGCCATGCGCTGGAAGATTTAGCAGCGGCAATATTAGTAAAAGAAAAATTAATAGATAAAAATTAA
- a CDS encoding 4-hydroxyproline epimerase — MSCKTFFCVDAHTCGNPVRVILGGAPLLKGANMSEKRQHFLKEFDWIRTGLMFEPRGHDMMSGTIIFEPSSDDFDVSILFIETSGCLPMCGHGTIGTVTVLIEKEIITPKTQGVLRIETPAGLVIATYKKDEMNRVKSVKIVNVPSFLHSQNLSIECEELGELKFDVAYGGNFYAIIDPQKNFSGIENFTAAALISMSKKLRDKINEKYTFIHPLNETINGLSHLEWTGKTIDSSSSARNAVFYGDKAIDRSPCGTGTSARMAQLYAKGELKQGDEFIHESFIGSKFIGRIEEEIKLGKFNAIIPSVEGWAKITGLNTITIDDDDPYAHGFVVI; from the coding sequence ATGTCATGTAAAACATTTTTTTGCGTAGATGCACATACTTGTGGAAACCCTGTTAGAGTTATTTTAGGAGGAGCACCTTTATTAAAAGGTGCTAATATGAGTGAAAAAAGGCAGCACTTTTTAAAAGAATTTGATTGGATTAGAACAGGGCTTATGTTTGAACCACGTGGTCATGATATGATGAGTGGAACAATAATATTTGAGCCAAGCAGCGATGATTTTGATGTATCTATTCTATTTATTGAAACAAGTGGGTGTTTACCTATGTGTGGACATGGAACAATTGGAACGGTTACTGTATTAATTGAAAAAGAAATAATTACTCCTAAAACACAAGGAGTATTGAGAATAGAAACTCCTGCTGGTTTGGTAATTGCAACATATAAAAAAGATGAAATGAACAGAGTTAAATCTGTAAAAATCGTTAATGTTCCTTCTTTTTTGCACTCACAGAACTTAAGTATAGAGTGTGAAGAACTGGGTGAGCTAAAATTTGATGTAGCTTATGGTGGAAACTTTTACGCCATTATTGATCCTCAAAAAAACTTTTCAGGTATTGAAAATTTTACAGCAGCAGCTTTAATTTCAATGAGTAAAAAATTAAGAGATAAAATCAATGAAAAATATACTTTTATTCATCCTCTTAATGAAACCATTAATGGACTGTCTCATCTTGAATGGACAGGAAAAACAATAGATTCTAGCTCAAGTGCACGTAATGCTGTTTTTTATGGAGACAAAGCTATTGACAGATCACCTTGTGGAACAGGAACATCTGCACGAATGGCGCAGTTATACGCAAAAGGAGAACTAAAACAAGGGGATGAATTTATTCATGAAAGTTTTATTGGTTCTAAATTTATAGGTCGCATTGAAGAAGAAATAAAATTAGGTAAATTTAATGCAATCATTCCTTCTGTTGAGGGATGGGCAAAAATCACAGGTCTAAATACTATTACTATTGATGATGATGATCCTTATGCTCACGGTTTTGTGGTAATTTAA
- a CDS encoding DMT family transporter: MIYEISEKELQKLIENKVFILGCVLLVVVLWAMNFVFIKFVLLEFDVYTALFLRLTLVALVLLPFVKAPKLDDLLMIFLTALVLVPGHYGLLFLSLKLTTNVGVISVVMQLAIPFSILLSWFIFKDSPGKMKLTGLFIAFSGIIVLFYEPSMFDNIWALLIGTASAFFLGLYFILVKKIKHLSPFGIIAYTSLLGLPFLYILMLMNNENFSSVLAIENNITWFSLLFTVIGSSIMGHGLWAWLIKYQDISFITPFLLLVPVLAVMISSVVFNEILTFEFLLISSVIIFGIFLVFIAKKEKK; the protein is encoded by the coding sequence TTGATTTATGAGATAAGTGAGAAAGAATTGCAAAAATTAATTGAGAATAAAGTATTTATTTTAGGCTGTGTACTGTTGGTAGTTGTTTTGTGGGCAATGAATTTTGTTTTTATAAAGTTTGTTCTTCTGGAGTTTGATGTTTATACCGCTTTGTTTCTACGTCTGACACTGGTAGCCCTTGTACTGCTTCCTTTTGTAAAAGCCCCTAAGTTAGATGATTTACTAATGATATTTTTAACAGCTCTTGTACTTGTACCTGGGCATTATGGTTTATTGTTTTTATCTCTTAAACTTACGACTAATGTAGGGGTGATTTCTGTAGTGATGCAACTAGCCATTCCTTTTTCAATTTTATTGTCATGGTTTATTTTTAAAGATTCTCCAGGAAAGATGAAATTAACAGGTCTTTTTATTGCTTTTTCTGGAATTATTGTTTTGTTTTATGAACCAAGCATGTTTGATAATATCTGGGCATTATTAATTGGAACCGCTTCTGCTTTTTTTCTGGGTCTGTATTTTATCTTAGTAAAAAAAATTAAGCATTTATCTCCTTTTGGAATTATTGCATACACCTCTTTATTAGGACTACCTTTTTTATATATATTAATGCTAATGAATAATGAAAATTTTTCTTCTGTTTTAGCTATTGAAAATAATATTACATGGTTTTCTTTGTTGTTTACTGTTATTGGAAGTAGTATTATGGGTCATGGTTTATGGGCATGGTTGATTAAGTATCAAGATATTTCTTTTATTACACCTTTTTTATTATTAGTACCCGTCTTAGCTGTGATGATATCTTCAGTGGTTTTTAATGAAATACTTACTTTTGAATTTTTATTGATTTCTTCCGTGATAATCTTTGGAATATTTCTGGTTTTTATTGCAAAAAAAGAAAAAAAATAA
- a CDS encoding DMT family transporter yields the protein MKNQRLAYIYALIAVFLWSTVASAFKISLEYLNPSQLLFYAALFSILTLFSILIYQNKTALILIHIKNNFLMIVFLAILNPFLFYLVLFKAYDLLPVQEAQTINYTWALTLSYLSIPLLKQKLHLRDFIAGIICYFGVLIIATKGSPFSLEFTSTLGIILALSSTVFWALYWIYNTKITVDPVVGLFCNFLLSFPFILLYIYFDEGFILPEIKGLLGAFYVGLFEMSITFLFWLKAMKETISTSKIANLIFIAPFISLLLIYLILDEKILFSTLIGLCLIIMGLLLQQIKKKS from the coding sequence ATGAAGAATCAAAGGCTTGCGTATATTTATGCATTAATAGCTGTATTTCTATGGTCCACAGTAGCAAGTGCATTTAAAATATCATTGGAATATTTAAACCCCTCTCAACTACTGTTTTATGCAGCACTTTTTTCGATTCTCACCTTGTTTTCAATATTAATATATCAGAACAAAACAGCTCTTATACTTATACATATTAAAAATAACTTTTTAATGATAGTATTTTTAGCTATTTTAAATCCTTTTTTATTTTATCTTGTATTGTTTAAAGCCTATGATTTATTACCTGTTCAAGAAGCACAAACAATAAACTATACGTGGGCATTAACTTTAAGTTATTTATCCATTCCATTATTAAAACAAAAATTACATCTAAGAGATTTTATAGCTGGAATTATTTGTTATTTTGGAGTATTAATTATTGCCACCAAAGGCAGTCCTTTTTCTTTAGAGTTTACAAGTACGCTAGGAATAATTTTGGCTTTAAGTTCAACTGTATTTTGGGCCTTGTATTGGATTTATAATACAAAAATCACTGTAGACCCAGTTGTAGGTCTATTTTGTAATTTTTTACTCTCTTTTCCTTTTATTTTACTTTATATTTATTTTGATGAGGGTTTTATTCTTCCAGAAATAAAAGGTTTACTAGGGGCTTTTTATGTAGGTTTATTTGAAATGAGTATTACATTCTTATTTTGGCTAAAAGCGATGAAAGAAACAATTTCAACGTCAAAAATTGCTAATTTGATCTTCATAGCACCCTTTATTTCATTACTTCTTATTTATTTAATATTAGATGAAAAAATTCTTTTTTCAACGCTAATAGGTCTATGCTTAATAATAATGGGACTATTATTACAGCAGATTAAGAAAAAATCATAA
- a CDS encoding MmcQ/YjbR family DNA-binding protein has translation MLKKLESFILNKKAVTLSYPFGEQAMVFKLNGKMFALIAKKEKPLHLSLKCDPFDALSYREIYESVIPGYHLNKKHWNTIYVNGEVKEDILFEMINDSYELVLQKFSKKIQNEIENNKDNNVL, from the coding sequence AAATAAAAAAGCAGTTACTCTTTCTTATCCTTTTGGGGAACAGGCAATGGTATTTAAACTTAATGGAAAAATGTTTGCCCTTATTGCTAAAAAAGAAAAGCCTTTACATCTAAGTTTAAAATGTGATCCTTTTGATGCGCTTTCTTATAGAGAAATATATGAAAGTGTTATTCCTGGCTATCATTTAAATAAAAAACATTGGAATACTATTTATGTTAATGGAGAAGTAAAAGAAGATATACTCTTTGAGATGATAAATGATTCATATGAACTAGTACTTCAAAAGTTTTCTAAAAAAATACAAAATGAAATAGAAAATAACAAGGATAATAATGTCTTATAA
- a CDS encoding ATP-binding cassette domain-containing protein, which produces MNIINFENVNIGYDYRYLILKNLNLKIQEGEHWVILGGNGSGKTTLLKLMSNDLYPNTYTAFKKEVFDQERWEISKLKNHLGIVSTNLQNDFIYNARNSSAFEIIMSGFYSSLGKMLHHIYTKEQIQKTNDILKELSIENLKDKKAYEMSTGELRKCLIARALIHQPKALILDEPSTGLDIKAQHEFTKLLRKLSKKLSIIIITHHLEEIFEEITHVALLAKNQIYKQGKKEDLLNSSNISKVFDMKLELGKNNQRYFIKNIL; this is translated from the coding sequence ATGAATATTATAAATTTTGAAAATGTAAATATTGGGTATGACTATAGGTATTTAATTTTAAAAAACTTAAATTTAAAAATACAAGAGGGTGAACATTGGGTTATTTTAGGAGGCAATGGTTCAGGAAAAACAACCTTACTGAAACTTATGTCTAATGATTTGTACCCCAATACGTATACTGCTTTTAAAAAAGAAGTTTTTGATCAAGAGCGTTGGGAAATTAGTAAATTGAAAAATCATTTAGGAATAGTAAGCACTAATTTACAAAATGATTTTATCTATAATGCGAGAAATTCAAGTGCTTTTGAGATTATTATGTCTGGTTTTTATTCAAGTTTAGGGAAAATGCTTCATCATATATATACAAAAGAACAAATACAAAAAACAAATGATATTTTAAAAGAATTGTCTATTGAAAACTTGAAAGATAAAAAAGCCTATGAAATGTCAACGGGAGAGTTACGTAAGTGTTTAATTGCAAGAGCGTTAATACATCAACCAAAAGCTTTGATATTAGATGAACCAAGTACAGGCTTAGATATTAAAGCACAACATGAGTTTACTAAGCTTTTACGAAAATTAAGTAAAAAATTAAGCATTATTATTATTACACATCATTTGGAAGAAATATTTGAAGAAATCACACATGTAGCACTTTTAGCCAAGAATCAAATATATAAACAAGGAAAAAAAGAAGACTTACTTAACTCTAGTAATATTTCCAAGGTATTTGATATGAAACTTGAACTTGGAAAGAACAATCAAAGATACTTTATAAAAAATATTTTATGA
- a CDS encoding DUF711 family protein, giving the protein MSYKKTKYCKVRTVTTFLTLSKDKKTWEKEIQKACNFCKDLTKKFEAKNYEVQSIRIVTNAFGEYLDTSSLKNASKDLQSIKDIIDKISFDGLRIRFAIGEAKTYEEIALLPELIRDYGDLCNACVNVPSNDLGILDNELIEHCAIAVNRISKITPRGEGNFNFTVNFNCEEFIPYFPASYFNSSSKNSYVIGLETPDLLVKVLKNLAKKHSHVSHAEFFEEAYARMCEALQYHVDELKTILDTNTNDDFIFAGLDSSAAPSKNCSSMVKVYKLLGVKHFGISGSIEVSSLLTKVFKSIKNMPLLGFSGLMLAVIEDEGLAKDITNKKYDIRSLLANSAVCGIGLDTVPIPGDTPLGKISALMRDTGTLAFRLNKPLTVRLFPYPTLNAGDMTAYESDDLCNCAVLAVP; this is encoded by the coding sequence ATGTCTTATAAAAAAACGAAATATTGTAAAGTTAGAACGGTCACTACTTTTTTGACTTTATCTAAAGATAAAAAAACCTGGGAAAAAGAAATACAAAAAGCCTGTAATTTTTGTAAAGATTTAACAAAAAAGTTTGAAGCTAAAAATTATGAAGTACAATCAATAAGAATAGTTACGAATGCTTTTGGGGAGTATTTAGATACTTCTTCTTTAAAAAATGCGTCAAAAGACTTGCAAAGCATTAAAGATATTATTGATAAGATTTCTTTTGATGGTTTACGAATACGTTTTGCTATTGGGGAGGCTAAAACCTATGAAGAAATTGCTTTATTGCCCGAGCTTATAAGAGATTATGGGGATTTATGTAATGCTTGCGTGAATGTACCATCTAATGATTTGGGTATTTTAGACAATGAATTAATTGAGCATTGTGCAATTGCTGTTAACCGCATTTCAAAAATTACGCCAAGAGGGGAAGGAAATTTTAATTTTACGGTTAATTTTAATTGTGAAGAATTTATTCCTTATTTTCCAGCGTCTTATTTTAATTCTTCTTCAAAAAACTCCTATGTTATTGGTTTAGAAACACCTGATTTATTGGTAAAAGTTCTTAAAAATCTTGCTAAAAAACATTCTCATGTTTCTCATGCAGAATTTTTTGAAGAAGCCTATGCACGAATGTGTGAAGCTTTGCAATATCATGTAGATGAATTAAAAACAATTCTTGACACAAATACCAATGATGATTTTATTTTTGCAGGACTAGATTCTTCAGCAGCTCCTTCTAAAAATTGTTCTTCAATGGTTAAGGTATATAAATTGTTAGGGGTTAAACACTTTGGAATATCTGGAAGTATTGAAGTATCTTCTTTATTAACAAAAGTTTTTAAAAGTATTAAAAATATGCCACTTTTAGGCTTTTCTGGCTTAATGTTGGCTGTTATTGAAGATGAAGGTTTAGCAAAAGATATTACAAACAAAAAATATGACATCAGATCTTTATTGGCAAATTCAGCCGTTTGTGGAATAGGGCTTGATACTGTACCTATTCCAGGAGATACGCCTTTAGGAAAAATTTCTGCTTTAATGAGAGATACGGGAACCTTGGCTTTTAGATTAAACAAACCTTTAACCGTGCGACTTTTTCCTTATCCTACATTAAATGCAGGGGATATGACTGCGTATGAAAGTGATGATTTATGCAATTGTGCTGTTTTAGCAGTTCCCTAA
- a CDS encoding metallophosphoesterase family protein — protein sequence MKIAILSDIHSNVFALEAVLADAKSKNVDILINLGDILYGPIAPKATYELLKKNRFITISGNQDRQIVEASQEEIKENATLAYILEDLGSEGFKWLKELPFDTQFNEDIYLCHATPKDDLTYLLEDTQSGYNILKNDKEILKLLGNNSSKVILCGHTHIPRKIYLSTGQLIINPGSVGLQAYKDDEPWVHCMQRKTPEASYAILEYKNNTYTAALINVVYNYSLAINEAKKRKREDWMHYLKTGKEYFV from the coding sequence ATGAAAATTGCTATTTTATCCGATATTCATTCCAATGTATTCGCACTTGAAGCAGTTCTTGCAGATGCAAAAAGTAAAAATGTTGATATTTTAATTAATTTAGGAGATATTTTATATGGTCCTATTGCTCCCAAAGCTACGTATGAGCTTTTGAAAAAAAACAGATTTATTACAATAAGTGGCAATCAAGACAGACAAATAGTAGAAGCCTCACAAGAAGAAATAAAAGAGAATGCTACCTTAGCTTATATTTTAGAAGACTTGGGTTCTGAGGGCTTTAAATGGCTAAAGGAACTGCCTTTTGATACACAATTTAATGAAGATATTTACTTATGCCATGCTACTCCGAAAGATGATTTGACGTATTTGTTAGAAGATACACAAAGCGGTTATAATATTTTAAAAAACGATAAAGAAATTTTAAAATTACTTGGAAATAACAGCTCAAAGGTTATTTTGTGTGGACATACTCATATTCCAAGAAAGATATATTTAAGCACGGGTCAGCTTATCATTAATCCAGGAAGTGTCGGTTTGCAAGCATATAAAGACGATGAGCCATGGGTTCACTGCATGCAAAGAAAAACTCCTGAAGCTTCTTATGCTATTTTAGAGTATAAAAACAATACATATACAGCTGCTTTAATTAATGTTGTTTATAATTATTCTTTAGCAATAAACGAAGCTAAAAAAAGAAAAAGAGAAGATTGGATGCATTATTTAAAAACGGGAAAAGAGTACTTTGTATAA